One Bacteroidota bacterium DNA window includes the following coding sequences:
- a CDS encoding cytochrome c maturation protein CcmE — translation MKIKILIGSIVIVGALVFGAISFVETNVEYTDFQSAVSSHKKVQVKGEWLKEKESTFDASTGKFLFSMKDDQGKEMPVVYDGAKPNNFEIANAIVVKGRYEEGVFHASDILTKCPSKYEGDAATVKKTL, via the coding sequence ATGAAAATAAAAATCTTGATCGGATCGATCGTGATCGTGGGGGCGCTCGTCTTCGGGGCAATCTCCTTCGTCGAGACGAACGTGGAGTACACCGACTTCCAGTCGGCTGTCTCTTCCCACAAGAAGGTGCAGGTAAAGGGGGAGTGGCTGAAGGAAAAGGAATCGACCTTCGACGCCTCCACCGGGAAGTTCCTTTTCTCCATGAAGGACGATCAGGGAAAGGAAATGCCGGTCGTCTATGACGGCGCGAAGCCCAATAACTTCGAGATTGCGAACGCCATTGTGGTGAAAGGGCGGTACGAAGAAGGGGTCTTTCACGCGAGCGACATCCTCACCAAGTGCCCGTCGAAGTACGAGGGGGATGCGGCAACCGTGAAAAAGACGCTGTGA
- the ccsA gene encoding cytochrome c biogenesis protein CcsA, whose protein sequence is MIGSLLVKAAFLSMLLSLVSYYLTMRRHDQRALQVARYAYHAAVLVVMSFCALLIYFILTHQFQYAYVWNYSSTDLPTPLLISTFYAGQEGSFSLWTLYVSIIGVILMQYTSRKNYEPEVMFVWTMIVSFLLLMLIVKNPFAMIWENFPKDLVHTGPVPADAANFVWLDRAKGLWAQFPVEGRGLNPLLQNYWMVIHPQILFTGFSTMAVPFTFAVAGLLRRDYQTWIRIAKPWIVFGAAVLGTGIILGGYWAYETLGWGGYWGWDPVENSSLIPWLVAIASIHTMMAQRRSGTFVRTNFALAILCFVMVLYSTFLTRSGVLGETSVHSFVDAGMWAYWMLLGVIFLFGIFGFGLLVRRMKEMPKVPVEHSIFSREFALYLGAFTICFAAIFITIGTSSPIITGIIKGRPAAVDTSFYVKTILPLGIVVALLAGIGQLLWWRNSSLKTLLAGLLYPLLSAVVFGIVLWFAGMHDPPFLLFSFASAFALFVNLFVGYRIFRGNPKYAGGAIAHIGLALLFLGFVASSRYDDKQTVSLEQGKPVDVLGGYKLTYLGNHPLDAERYGFTVQVDRGDQTYTVTPVIRYSSFTNSMMRNPDILNMYTRDLYLSPLSIEAGGSGKEQTVLFKKGEARDVAGMKVRFVDFDFSSMEKGKMVTGGEFTIGVILEVTRGEKTETLKPLMKNSGGSISYIPATPAGTSVGFTIVKLQPNREDPSQSSVEIGVNDRGASKKKDQAETLIIEASVKPFINLVWMGTVTLIVGFVLTIIRRVEEAREKS, encoded by the coding sequence GTGATCGGGAGCCTTCTGGTCAAAGCCGCCTTCCTCTCGATGCTCCTTTCGCTCGTTTCGTACTATCTCACGATGCGGCGCCATGACCAGCGCGCCCTCCAGGTCGCGCGCTATGCCTATCACGCGGCGGTGCTTGTCGTCATGAGCTTCTGCGCGCTCCTCATCTATTTCATTCTTACCCACCAGTTCCAATACGCGTATGTCTGGAACTACAGCTCCACCGACCTTCCGACCCCGCTCCTGATCTCGACGTTCTATGCGGGCCAGGAGGGGAGTTTCTCTCTCTGGACCCTTTACGTGTCGATTATCGGTGTGATTCTCATGCAATACACCTCGCGGAAGAATTATGAGCCGGAGGTGATGTTCGTGTGGACGATGATCGTGTCGTTCCTCCTGCTCATGCTGATCGTGAAGAACCCGTTCGCGATGATCTGGGAGAATTTTCCGAAGGACCTGGTTCATACGGGACCGGTCCCCGCCGACGCCGCCAATTTCGTGTGGCTCGACAGGGCGAAGGGGCTCTGGGCGCAATTCCCGGTGGAGGGGAGAGGGTTGAACCCGCTGCTCCAAAACTACTGGATGGTGATCCATCCCCAGATTCTGTTCACCGGATTCTCGACGATGGCGGTCCCGTTCACATTCGCGGTCGCCGGGCTCCTCCGGAGGGACTACCAGACCTGGATCCGGATTGCGAAGCCCTGGATCGTATTCGGCGCGGCGGTTCTCGGAACCGGAATCATCCTGGGCGGGTATTGGGCGTACGAAACCCTGGGCTGGGGGGGATACTGGGGCTGGGACCCTGTCGAGAACTCGTCTCTCATTCCGTGGCTCGTTGCGATCGCTTCGATCCACACGATGATGGCCCAGAGGCGCTCCGGGACATTCGTACGGACCAACTTTGCGCTCGCCATTCTCTGCTTCGTCATGGTTCTCTACAGCACATTTCTCACCCGGAGCGGGGTCCTGGGCGAAACCTCGGTTCACTCCTTCGTGGATGCCGGCATGTGGGCCTACTGGATGCTCCTGGGGGTCATTTTCCTCTTCGGAATCTTCGGATTCGGGCTCCTCGTGAGGCGCATGAAAGAGATGCCGAAGGTGCCGGTCGAGCACAGCATCTTCTCCAGGGAGTTCGCGCTCTACCTCGGCGCGTTCACGATCTGTTTCGCCGCCATCTTCATCACGATCGGAACATCTTCCCCGATCATCACGGGGATTATCAAGGGGAGGCCGGCCGCCGTGGACACGTCGTTCTACGTGAAGACGATTCTTCCCCTCGGGATCGTGGTCGCGCTCCTGGCGGGGATCGGCCAGCTGCTCTGGTGGAGGAACTCCAGCCTCAAGACGCTTCTCGCAGGCCTCCTCTATCCGCTCCTTTCCGCCGTCGTCTTCGGGATCGTCCTCTGGTTCGCGGGAATGCACGACCCGCCGTTCCTTCTCTTCTCGTTCGCCTCGGCCTTTGCCCTCTTCGTGAACCTGTTTGTCGGCTACCGCATCTTCCGGGGAAACCCGAAATATGCGGGCGGGGCGATCGCGCACATCGGACTGGCGCTGCTCTTCCTCGGATTTGTGGCAAGCTCGAGGTACGACGATAAACAGACGGTCTCTCTCGAGCAGGGAAAACCGGTGGATGTGCTGGGTGGATACAAGCTGACGTACCTCGGAAACCACCCTCTGGATGCGGAACGCTATGGATTCACCGTGCAGGTGGACCGGGGCGACCAGACCTACACCGTGACGCCCGTGATCAGGTACAGTTCCTTCACCAACAGCATGATGCGCAATCCCGATATCCTGAACATGTACACACGCGACCTCTACCTTTCCCCGCTCTCCATCGAGGCGGGCGGAAGCGGGAAGGAGCAGACCGTTCTATTTAAAAAGGGAGAGGCCCGCGACGTGGCCGGAATGAAGGTCAGGTTCGTCGATTTCGACTTCAGCTCGATGGAGAAGGGAAAGATGGTCACCGGGGGGGAGTTCACGATCGGGGTGATTCTCGAGGTGACGCGCGGGGAAAAGACGGAGACGCTCAAACCGCTGATGAAGAATTCAGGGGGCTCGATTTCCTACATCCCCGCCACTCCGGCCGGAACGTCCGTCGGGTTCACGATCGTAAAGCTCCAACCGAACCGGGAGGACCCGTCGCAATCGAGCGTGGAGATCGGGGTGAACGACCGGGGGGCGTCGAAGAAAAAGGATCAGGCCGAGACACTCATCATCGAGGCGAGCGTAAAGCCGTTCATCAACCTGGTCTGGATGGGGACGGTGACTCTCATCGTGGGCTTCGTCCTCACGATCATCAGAAGGGTGGAGGAGGCAAGGGAGAAGAGCTGA
- a CDS encoding CusA/CzcA family heavy metal efflux RND transporter, whose amino-acid sequence MIEKIIDWSARNKFAVILFYCILIGWGVWSVYHTPVDAIPDLSDNQVIVFTQWMGRSPKIIEDQITYPLVSNLQGLPSVKAVRAQSMFGMSFIYIIFEDNTDIYWARSRVLEKLSYAASSLPAGVIPTLGPDGTGVGHVLWYTVEGKESDLGELRAIQDWYVRYQLNSVPGVAEIASVGGFVKQYQVDLDPNKLVAADVDVKMVVEAITNSNRDVGGKIIESNESQMYVRGLGYIRSVKEIETIPVGTGPGGVPVTIGSLGTVQMGNDLRLGLLDKNGEGETVGGIVVMRYGENAKDVIDRVKVKIAEIQKGLPSGVEIKTAYDRSDLIDQSIDTLRHALVEEALIVSLIVMIFIFHVRSALRILIEMPVSVLIAFILMKQFGITSNIMSLGGLAIAIGVLVDSSIVLVENAYRNIAQAQSQGGPVDYTEVSIRSAQQVGRAIFFSLAIIVVSFLPVFMLEGQEGKLFHPLAWTKTFALAASAIISITLVPMLMTMLMRGKFRPEEQNPVSRILMRLYEPVLRKALKYRKTTLAVNAIALLIAIPMLLSIGSEFMPPLDEGSLLFMPVALPNVSITEAKRILQVQDKIIAGFPEVKQVLGKVGRAETSTDPAPVNMIETIILLKPRAEWRKGLTKNDIIEQLDSQLQIPGVRNGWTQPIINRINMLSTGVRTDLGVKVFGDNLDTLERLAIEAERVLKEVSGAADLYAERVTGGEFLDIDVKPGAVARYGINAGAVLDFIEGAIGGENISTTVEGRRRFPIRVRFAKDFRDNPDALGKLLVPVPRPGSGMAGASAGESLRKYAYVPLAQLADIRQMPGPPMINSENSLLRSIVYLNVRGRDMGGFVSDAKTALEQKMKLPPGYYLSWSGQYENQIRAKRRIELVLPIVFIVIFLMLYFTFRSFLEASMVMLSVPFALIGGVYLIYFLGYNLSVAVWIGFIALYGVAVETGVVMVIYLHEALDRRLATGMLRHEDIIQATVDGAVLRLRPKLMTVATNILGLMPIMWSTGAGSDVMKPIAAPMVGGILTSAIHVLLVTPVIFSLMKEAALRRGTLKSSAIDRVNAAG is encoded by the coding sequence ATGATCGAAAAAATCATCGATTGGTCGGCCCGCAACAAATTTGCAGTCATACTGTTCTACTGCATATTGATCGGGTGGGGCGTCTGGTCGGTCTACCATACTCCCGTCGATGCGATCCCCGATCTCTCCGATAACCAGGTGATCGTCTTCACGCAATGGATGGGCCGGTCGCCGAAGATCATCGAAGACCAGATCACCTACCCCCTGGTGAGCAACCTGCAGGGACTTCCGAGCGTGAAGGCCGTCAGGGCGCAATCGATGTTCGGGATGTCGTTCATCTATATCATCTTCGAGGACAACACCGACATCTACTGGGCCCGGAGCCGCGTGCTCGAAAAGCTCAGCTATGCCGCCTCCTCCCTTCCCGCCGGCGTGATCCCGACGCTGGGGCCGGACGGCACGGGCGTGGGGCACGTCTTATGGTACACGGTCGAGGGAAAAGAGTCCGATCTTGGCGAGCTCCGCGCAATCCAGGACTGGTATGTGCGCTATCAGTTGAATTCCGTCCCGGGAGTTGCGGAGATCGCAAGCGTGGGGGGATTTGTCAAGCAGTACCAGGTCGACCTCGATCCGAACAAGCTGGTGGCAGCCGACGTCGACGTGAAGATGGTCGTTGAGGCGATCACGAACTCCAACCGGGATGTCGGCGGAAAAATCATCGAATCGAACGAGAGCCAGATGTACGTCCGGGGTCTCGGGTACATCCGTTCGGTCAAGGAGATCGAAACGATCCCGGTGGGTACCGGCCCGGGGGGCGTGCCGGTGACGATCGGAAGCCTCGGGACGGTCCAGATGGGAAATGACCTTCGGCTCGGCCTCCTGGACAAAAACGGGGAGGGAGAGACCGTCGGGGGGATTGTCGTGATGCGCTACGGGGAGAACGCGAAGGACGTCATCGACCGCGTCAAAGTCAAGATCGCCGAGATTCAGAAAGGCCTCCCTTCCGGAGTCGAGATCAAGACCGCGTACGACCGGTCGGACCTCATCGACCAATCGATCGACACCCTCCGGCACGCGCTCGTCGAGGAAGCCCTGATCGTGAGCCTCATCGTCATGATTTTCATTTTTCACGTCCGGAGCGCGCTCAGGATCCTCATCGAAATGCCGGTGTCTGTCCTGATCGCCTTCATCCTCATGAAGCAGTTCGGGATCACCTCGAACATCATGAGCCTGGGCGGCCTGGCGATCGCTATCGGCGTGCTCGTCGATTCGTCGATCGTGCTTGTCGAAAACGCCTACCGGAATATCGCCCAGGCGCAGTCGCAGGGGGGCCCCGTGGACTACACCGAGGTCTCGATACGTTCGGCGCAGCAGGTCGGACGGGCCATCTTCTTTTCGCTCGCGATCATCGTCGTTTCTTTCCTGCCCGTTTTCATGCTGGAAGGACAGGAAGGGAAGCTCTTCCACCCCCTCGCGTGGACGAAGACCTTTGCCCTCGCCGCCTCGGCGATCATTTCGATCACGCTCGTTCCCATGCTGATGACGATGCTGATGCGGGGAAAATTCCGCCCCGAAGAACAGAACCCGGTCTCCCGGATCCTGATGCGCCTGTACGAACCGGTGCTCAGGAAGGCGCTCAAGTACCGGAAAACGACGCTCGCCGTCAACGCGATCGCGCTTCTGATCGCAATCCCGATGCTCCTGAGCATCGGCTCCGAGTTTATGCCCCCTCTCGACGAGGGAAGCCTCCTCTTCATGCCGGTCGCCCTCCCGAACGTTTCGATTACCGAAGCGAAACGGATCCTCCAGGTACAGGATAAGATCATCGCGGGCTTCCCCGAAGTGAAACAGGTCCTCGGCAAGGTGGGCCGCGCGGAGACCTCCACCGACCCCGCCCCGGTCAACATGATCGAGACGATCATCCTGCTCAAGCCGAGGGCCGAGTGGCGCAAAGGGTTGACCAAGAACGACATCATCGAGCAGCTCGACAGCCAGCTCCAGATTCCCGGCGTGCGGAACGGGTGGACACAACCGATCATCAACCGCATCAACATGCTCTCCACCGGTGTGAGGACCGATCTCGGCGTGAAAGTCTTCGGAGACAATCTCGACACGCTGGAGCGCCTGGCCATCGAGGCCGAGCGCGTCCTGAAGGAAGTGTCCGGAGCGGCGGATCTGTACGCCGAGCGTGTCACCGGGGGCGAGTTCCTCGATATCGACGTCAAACCCGGGGCAGTGGCGCGCTACGGCATCAACGCCGGCGCCGTTCTCGACTTCATCGAGGGCGCGATCGGCGGGGAGAATATCTCCACCACAGTGGAGGGAAGGCGCCGGTTCCCGATCCGGGTCCGCTTTGCGAAGGACTTTCGCGATAACCCGGACGCGCTGGGAAAATTGCTCGTGCCGGTCCCGCGGCCGGGGAGCGGGATGGCTGGAGCGTCTGCCGGCGAAAGCCTTCGAAAATACGCCTACGTTCCCCTCGCGCAGCTTGCCGACATCCGACAGATGCCGGGACCCCCGATGATCAACAGTGAAAACAGCCTGCTCCGGTCAATCGTTTATCTCAATGTCAGGGGAAGGGATATGGGAGGGTTCGTTTCCGACGCGAAAACCGCGCTCGAACAAAAGATGAAGCTCCCGCCTGGCTACTATCTCTCCTGGAGCGGACAGTATGAAAATCAAATCAGGGCGAAGAGACGCATAGAACTTGTGCTGCCCATCGTCTTTATCGTGATCTTTCTCATGCTTTACTTCACGTTCAGGTCGTTCCTGGAGGCCTCGATGGTCATGCTCTCGGTCCCCTTTGCGCTCATCGGAGGAGTCTATCTGATCTACTTTCTTGGATATAACCTGAGTGTGGCGGTCTGGATAGGATTCATCGCGCTCTATGGCGTGGCGGTGGAAACGGGGGTCGTGATGGTCATTTATCTCCACGAGGCGCTCGACCGGCGGTTGGCAACCGGCATGCTCCGGCATGAAGATATCATTCAGGCGACGGTTGACGGGGCCGTTCTGAGACTCCGGCCGAAGCTCATGACCGTCGCGACGAATATCCTGGGATTGATGCCGATCATGTGGAGCACCGGAGCCGGATCCGACGTGATGAAGCCGATTGCAGCCCCCATGGTTGGAGGAATCCTTACTTCGGCGATCCATGTTCTCCTTGTCACGCCGGTAATTTTTTCTCTCATGAAGGAAGCGGCTTTGAGGAGAGGAACGCTGAAGAGTTCCGCCATAGACCGCGTTAATGCCGCCGGATAA
- the ccsA gene encoding cytochrome c biogenesis protein CcsA, translating into MFLKLFLGVWLTAVIVTALAFPIVPHPERWYEFPIIPGLEDKARILFFHVPMSWTAVIGFVVSLLYGIKYLVRRNPDDDLKSASSAGLGLLFCILATVTGSLWAKFNWGSFWNWDPRETSIFVLLLIYGAYFALRSAIDAEEKRATLSAAYAIIAGAVAPFFIFIMPRIVASLHPEPIVNAEGKIHMNASMLAVFLCSLAGFTVLFFWMMGMRVRAARLDSLSESEGT; encoded by the coding sequence ATGTTCTTAAAGTTGTTTCTCGGGGTCTGGCTCACCGCTGTGATCGTCACCGCGCTCGCGTTCCCGATCGTTCCGCATCCGGAGCGGTGGTACGAATTCCCCATTATTCCCGGGCTCGAAGACAAGGCCAGAATTCTCTTCTTCCACGTGCCGATGTCGTGGACGGCGGTGATCGGATTCGTGGTCTCGCTCCTCTACGGCATCAAATACCTTGTCCGCCGGAACCCCGACGACGATTTGAAGTCAGCCTCCTCCGCGGGCCTCGGGCTCCTTTTTTGCATTCTTGCCACCGTGACGGGCTCGCTCTGGGCGAAGTTCAACTGGGGCTCTTTCTGGAACTGGGACCCGCGCGAGACTTCGATCTTCGTCCTCCTGTTGATTTACGGCGCCTACTTTGCGCTCCGGTCGGCGATCGACGCCGAGGAGAAGCGGGCCACCCTTTCGGCCGCCTACGCGATTATCGCCGGCGCCGTCGCCCCGTTTTTTATTTTCATCATGCCGAGAATCGTCGCCAGCCTGCACCCCGAACCGATCGTGAACGCCGAGGGAAAAATACATATGAACGCCTCGATGCTGGCGGTCTTCCTCTGTTCTCTGGCGGGGTTTACCGTCCTGTTTTTCTGGATGATGGGGATGCGGGTGCGGGCGGCGCGGCTTGACTCTCTTTCCGAAAGCGAGGGTACCTGA
- a CDS encoding CcmD family protein — protein MYDFLQQNSLYIVLTIVLICWLGIFLYLLRLDRKLSALEQRTNKRG, from the coding sequence TTGTACGATTTTCTGCAACAGAACTCGTTGTACATCGTCCTGACCATCGTCCTGATTTGCTGGTTGGGCATTTTCCTCTATCTTCTCAGGCTGGACAGGAAGCTGTCGGCCCTTGAGCAGCGCACCAACAAGCGGGGTTAG
- a CDS encoding copper-translocating P-type ATPase — protein MVKDPVCGMNVDETKAKYSSVSPGKTDYFCSAGCKSRFEADPSRFTRSGAESPHAGHGSGAAALETGGSGFFCPMHPHVRSGGPGTCPECGMRLEPAGGRGGDSHAVRDFRKRFFFSTGLTIPLLLLSPMIQDWLGLGEILRFGGDSYVLFALSTIVFFYGGMPFLQGLYYEVKGKRPGMMALIGLAIGVAYCYSSFVVFGLHGSLFFWELATLIDLMLLGHWIEMRSVMGASGALEELAKLIPALAHKILPDRSIVDVPTGELSAGDRVLVRSGEKIPADGKVLEGETLVNESLLTGESAPVLRREGSEVIGGSLTGEGSISVTITKTGEDSFISQVMRLVDSAQQSKSRTQDLADRAALWLTFIAVGSGAATMAAWLGLEGSDFAFALERTVTVMVITCPHALGLAIPLVVAVSTALSARRGLLLRNRTAFEKARNIQAVIFDKTGTLTAGSFGITDVVLIDPGAVKQDLLDAAAAVESRSEHPIARAIAASGAARLTSSGFRSTPGEGAEALVNGRRVQVVSSAFVRSHHPSSTDGRAEKFQAEGKTVVYVLIDGKPAAAIALADMVRPESRQAVAALRGLGIRCLMLTGDNKLVAERVAREVGIEEYFAEVPPQRKASIVKEVQSRGLVVAMVGDGVNDAPALAQADVGMAIGAGTGIAIETADIVLVKSNPLDVAVVVVLARATYRKMVQNLIWATGYNALAIPLAAGVLSSYGILLSPALGAVLMSVSTVVVALNAKTLGRNLPPVAGNIPRMPAAEGSHQHASMGKVS, from the coding sequence ATGGTAAAGGATCCCGTTTGCGGGATGAATGTGGACGAGACGAAGGCGAAATACTCCTCCGTTTCGCCCGGCAAAACAGACTACTTCTGCTCCGCCGGCTGCAAGTCGCGATTCGAGGCAGATCCTTCAAGGTTCACCCGATCAGGGGCAGAATCGCCTCATGCGGGCCACGGTTCGGGCGCCGCCGCGCTCGAAACGGGCGGGTCGGGGTTCTTCTGTCCGATGCATCCTCACGTCAGATCCGGCGGTCCGGGAACATGCCCGGAGTGCGGAATGCGGCTTGAACCGGCCGGCGGGCGCGGCGGAGATTCCCATGCCGTGCGCGACTTCAGGAAACGTTTCTTCTTCTCGACCGGCCTGACCATCCCGCTCCTGCTCCTCTCCCCCATGATCCAGGATTGGCTGGGGCTGGGAGAGATCCTGCGGTTCGGGGGCGACTCCTACGTCCTGTTCGCGCTTTCGACGATCGTTTTCTTTTATGGCGGCATGCCGTTTCTCCAGGGACTTTACTACGAAGTGAAGGGAAAAAGGCCCGGGATGATGGCGTTGATCGGCCTGGCAATCGGTGTGGCGTACTGCTATAGCTCGTTCGTCGTCTTCGGCTTACACGGCTCCCTCTTTTTCTGGGAGCTCGCAACCCTGATCGATCTCATGCTCCTTGGACACTGGATCGAGATGAGATCGGTCATGGGCGCCTCCGGCGCCCTGGAGGAGCTGGCGAAGCTGATCCCCGCCCTGGCGCACAAAATCCTGCCCGATCGTTCGATCGTCGATGTGCCGACGGGCGAACTCTCGGCCGGAGACCGGGTGCTGGTGAGGTCCGGCGAGAAGATTCCGGCCGACGGAAAAGTGCTCGAAGGGGAAACCCTGGTGAACGAATCCCTCCTCACCGGCGAGTCGGCGCCGGTTCTGAGGAGAGAGGGATCCGAGGTGATCGGAGGGTCGCTGACGGGGGAAGGCTCGATCTCCGTCACGATTACGAAAACGGGCGAGGATTCATTTATCTCGCAGGTGATGCGGCTCGTCGACAGCGCACAGCAGAGCAAGTCGCGCACGCAGGACCTTGCCGACCGGGCGGCGCTCTGGCTTACATTCATCGCCGTCGGATCGGGCGCCGCGACGATGGCGGCGTGGCTGGGGCTCGAGGGAAGCGACTTTGCGTTCGCGCTCGAGAGGACGGTGACGGTCATGGTCATCACCTGCCCCCACGCTCTCGGGCTTGCGATCCCGCTCGTGGTTGCGGTCTCGACCGCCCTCTCGGCACGCAGGGGGTTGCTCCTGCGGAACAGGACGGCGTTCGAGAAGGCGCGAAACATCCAGGCCGTCATCTTCGACAAAACCGGGACGTTGACGGCGGGATCGTTCGGGATCACCGATGTGGTGCTCATCGACCCGGGCGCCGTGAAACAGGACCTGCTCGACGCCGCCGCGGCGGTCGAGTCCCGGTCGGAACACCCCATAGCGCGGGCGATCGCCGCCTCGGGCGCCGCGCGCCTCACGTCGAGCGGTTTTCGATCGACACCGGGCGAGGGGGCCGAAGCCCTGGTGAACGGACGCAGGGTACAGGTGGTCAGTTCCGCCTTCGTCAGATCGCACCACCCTTCCTCCACCGACGGGCGCGCGGAGAAGTTTCAGGCGGAAGGGAAGACAGTGGTCTATGTGCTGATCGATGGGAAGCCTGCGGCCGCCATCGCCCTCGCGGATATGGTTCGTCCCGAGTCCCGGCAGGCTGTTGCCGCCCTTCGCGGGCTCGGGATCCGGTGCCTGATGCTCACCGGAGACAACAAGCTTGTCGCCGAGAGGGTGGCCCGGGAAGTCGGAATCGAAGAGTATTTTGCCGAAGTACCCCCCCAGCGGAAGGCCTCCATCGTGAAGGAAGTCCAATCCCGCGGGCTCGTGGTCGCGATGGTGGGCGACGGGGTCAACGACGCTCCCGCCCTTGCGCAGGCGGATGTCGGCATGGCGATCGGAGCCGGGACCGGCATCGCCATCGAAACGGCGGACATCGTCCTGGTGAAGAGCAATCCTCTCGATGTCGCCGTTGTGGTGGTGCTGGCCCGGGCGACCTACAGGAAGATGGTGCAAAACCTGATCTGGGCCACGGGATATAATGCGCTGGCCATACCGCTTGCCGCGGGAGTCCTCTCTTCGTACGGGATCCTGCTCAGTCCCGCCCTCGGGGCGGTCCTGATGTCGGTGAGCACAGTCGTCGTCGCGCTGAATGCGAAGACCCTGGGAAGAAACCTGCCTCCTGTTGCCGGAAACATCCCGCGCATGCCGGCTGCGGAAGGGTCGCATCAACACGCATCCATGGGGAAAGTGAGCTAA
- a CDS encoding YdhR family protein, with translation MRAQLITYQLSDITQAEYLKQMVEPDAPVLANVKGLISKVWLADIDKNTFGGFYLWENKTAMEDFMHSELVKAVVSRPFVKNVASVDWDVNQKASLITRGLK, from the coding sequence ATGCGCGCACAACTGATCACCTATCAATTAAGCGATATCACCCAGGCGGAATATTTGAAACAAATGGTTGAACCGGACGCTCCCGTTTTAGCAAATGTGAAAGGTCTTATCTCAAAGGTTTGGTTGGCAGACATAGATAAGAATACGTTTGGCGGCTTCTATTTGTGGGAAAACAAGACTGCAATGGAAGACTTCATGCATTCTGAACTTGTAAAAGCAGTTGTGAGCAGACCGTTCGTAAAAAATGTCGCATCTGTCGACTGGGACGTAAATCAAAAAGCTTCATTAATTACTCGCGGACTGAAATAA
- a CDS encoding heavy-metal-associated domain-containing protein, translating to MKHHLLFLVALSLVFSACRPKQPLETATIKANSMVCGTCAKTIEKAVYAVEGVKEVNVDVKEKMVEVKFVALQTNVQTIESAISEAGYDANGRKRNPDAYEKLPACCKIDG from the coding sequence ATGAAACACCACCTGCTATTCCTTGTCGCGCTCAGTCTTGTCTTCTCCGCGTGCCGTCCGAAACAGCCGCTGGAAACCGCCACGATCAAAGCAAATTCGATGGTGTGCGGGACTTGCGCAAAAACAATCGAGAAGGCGGTCTACGCCGTGGAGGGAGTGAAAGAAGTGAACGTGGACGTCAAGGAGAAGATGGTGGAGGTGAAATTCGTGGCTCTGCAGACGAATGTCCAAACGATCGAATCGGCGATCTCCGAAGCGGGGTACGACGCCAACGGCCGGAAAAGAAATCCGGACGCATACGAGAAACTGCCGGCATGCTGTAAAATCGACGGCTGA
- a CDS encoding Fe-S-containing protein: MTRKARVLYSVLALLLFAFFLLTFAKHLPGGEHPVIAAQPEVEMASAKPDQVLKPEPITPEIGNGKISFPVSLLLEKRMVGFEYEAAGVTLPLIAFITGEGKVVTAVAICEPCNSHTFRIEGDELACGNCETRWKLNNLEGIQGSCQKYPPAPVASAIVGNQVQIEEKLLKNWKLRI; this comes from the coding sequence ATGACCCGGAAGGCAAGGGTCCTTTACTCGGTGCTTGCCCTTCTCCTCTTTGCGTTCTTCCTGTTGACGTTCGCAAAGCACCTCCCCGGAGGTGAACATCCGGTGATTGCGGCGCAGCCCGAGGTGGAGATGGCCTCTGCAAAGCCGGACCAGGTGCTCAAGCCCGAGCCGATCACCCCCGAGATCGGAAACGGGAAGATCAGTTTTCCGGTTTCTCTTCTGCTCGAAAAAAGAATGGTCGGGTTCGAATACGAAGCGGCCGGGGTGACTCTCCCGCTGATCGCCTTCATCACGGGCGAAGGGAAAGTCGTTACCGCCGTCGCGATCTGCGAGCCGTGCAACTCTCACACCTTCCGTATCGAGGGGGATGAACTTGCCTGCGGGAACTGCGAAACCCGGTGGAAGCTGAATAACCTCGAAGGGATCCAGGGCTCATGCCAGAAATATCCGCCGGCGCCGGTCGCGAGCGCCATTGTCGGCAACCAGGTTCAGATCGAAGAGAAGTTGCTCAAAAACTGGAAACTGAGAATCTAA